AGTTCTTCCCTTAGTGCCTCCCAAGCGGTTCCATACTTTAGTATTCCTTCGCAGAAGGCAACGACTGCAGAGTGCGGAGATAGGAAGGGAAGTGTTGCAACTGGTGTTGGATGAAGTGATCCCACCATCGATGCATGTACTCCTCCTTTAACATGTACACAACACTTCAGATTTCAGTTAagctaagcaaaaaaaaaaaaggtcagtAAATGCATAAAGATgcaattaaaaattagtttaggCTGCTGCGCCTAAGCGTCATCGGTTATAATCAAAATGAGTTTCTTAATATCcgattagtttaaaaattaaaccattCTATCAGTCAAATTGTTGTAAATTTGTTTAACCAAACAGTAATGTTCATGCAAATCCATAGTTTTGTCTAATTTCACTGTTTTGTgtatctaatttttataatcataaaaacaattttataattagacacaaaaactaaaatatctaatataaatgtaaaatatatcaatattacTTAAAGGCTTAAAGCCTAGGCGCCGAATAATCCGCCTAGTGAGTGGTTACTTAATCCTCTATAAAACTTCTAGTTACCATTTAGCAATTTCATGAACATTGGATGCAATCACCTAGGTCCCTCATGGGTGCAGTTTGTAGACATGGCTCTGAGGGTGCAGGTGCCTATAAATAGTTCATCCAACTTAACCCAATGCAATAGCTCACAAGTTAGTTAATAACTTACCCATACTAAGCCCACAAACACCCATCTTTCCAAAGCCTTCCTCCACATCTAGCCAGTGAATAAGACTGCGAGACTCTTCAATCGTTGCCCTCCCTAGTAAAAGCAGATCACTAACACAGAGGAGCCTCGCTCCACGTTGTAGAAAAGGACGCCTTCGTCCATAGAAAGGGCTGCAGTGGCATTATCTAATGTTTGATCAAAAGAAATGGCAAAAGCTTCAAAGGCGGTCATAACGAAAAGCTGAAAAAAGTCTCTCGCTCTCTCTAATTTACCTTTCCAGCACCATTGTCGCAATGTTTTGCTTCACCAAAGGTCCACCCAGACGCAATCTCCTGTCATATGTATGATCACCTGTGCCTAAAAACAATGCCAAAGCATTATCACCAAGCTCTAGTAATCTCAAGCATTAAAAACTGGTGTGCACAAATCAAGATTAAGATCATATAACTAGTTTTAACACTATGGAACATGTTCCCATGTGAATAAACAATCATACTTGAAAGGTTTGAATTATCTACAAGAAGCAAGTAAAAAAAAGCCACACAACTGCTATGCATAAATCAAGACATAAAACAAGCCATTACACCATAGAGCACATCAACTAGTTATATGGCTATGGACTCTGTTTCTACGTGAACAAAGAATCATACTTGAATGGTTTTAACAATCTTCTGCAAGCAAGTAAAAAACCACAACTGGTGTGCACAAATCAAGATTACATAAACAACCAGAAAAGCTATTAGAGCACAATAACTAGTTGACTATGGAATCTGTTTCCATGTGAATAAAGAATCATACTCGAACAATTTGAATCATCTACGTTCTACAATCAAGATCACATAAACAGCTAAACATTCCATTACAACATAGAACACAGCAACTAGTTCTATAACCATGGTCTCTGTTTCCATGTGCATAAAGGATCCGACTTTAACACGAGAATCTGTTAAAGGACCTACCTGCGAGATGAACAACACATGACATCTTCTGGGGAGGAACGTCTTTAGGTACAAGCCAAGCGACTCTCGCGGTACGAGACTCGGGAGGCAGAGCAGCGGTAAGCTCGTCGTCGCAGGGAGTCTGGAAAACGCCTTCTCTGAGACGAGCGGTCTTCGTCTCCCAGACGGTTCTCCACACAGGACGGACCAACGGTGGTGGCGGACAGTTATGGCCTTCGAGATACATGGGGAAGAGCTGTTTAGCCATCCGCTCGAGGAGCTCTAGCTTGGGACCACCCCATCCTCGCGAGAAGAAGGGTGGCGATATCCTCGTCCGGTGCATTAAGGCTCCGTATATGTGGTCGATTACGTAATGGAGCGTGCCCAATCTGGTTGCCATTGTTGGTGATTGATCTTTTTCGAATGTGAATTTGGATTTTGATGCTTTAGAGAGGAATCATCGGAGAGTTGACTTGGGAGTCAAGATTACGGAATTGGATGAAAGCGTTAATGTTCGGAGATtgacggagaagaagaagattaggTAAGAGAAGCGTGTAGAGAGGACAaaccggagagagagagagaggcggtgaAAATAGAAAGACCGGACAAGGGAGCGAGAGAGTTTGGTTGGTGGGCTTGTGTGTGCCACGCTGTCATTATATGGGCCCCGTTGTGTGGGTTCTGTCTTTCTTTTGAGAGAATCTTTTATCCATCCAAAAAGGTTAgcataatttgaaaaataataataataataataattgaaagCCCAAATTATATGAAACTAGTTGGAATCTGTTTGGGACCTCTGTTTATTGGCTGTCttgtgttcttcttcttttttttaaatgcaatgCAGCTAAAAATTGTTCAGAAAAAATGCACCTAGTAAAAGTTGTTGAATATTTAGGAGAtgcaataatattttaaagtaatCTTAAGTTGACTATCTATAACTTTTtcacaatagtttttttttttccttttatttgtTGAAGAACCTTCGCACCATTATTATTACTTCAAGTTTTTGATTTTCCTTGTGAATaaccacaaaaataaaatacatgtgCAACACTACAAAGGAGAGTTTATATTTACTGATGCCTTGGACACAAGAAGGAAGTATGGTTGCACTTGcacaaacaaacataaaattacaCACGAAAGTGTACTTTGGTCCACTTAAAACATTTTGGAAGCGTCAAACGAGAATTATTCACCTACTTTCAACTTCTCTATAAATTAAACACAATCACAAACTCAAAATGATGGGTTTCTAGATAATAGTGGTATATGCAAAAAGTGAAGGCTCTTGTTTCACACTCATACTCTTCTTTCTCTACTAAACATTGGCTTATTGTTTCGTTTAAATAACGAATGTCCTAATAAAATTTATACGgaggaacaaaaaaacaaagaaaaaaatcgcTAGTAGAGTTACGTTTTGCCGCAACATCCACCTCTTTTGCCACTCTCCTGCTCACTCGGAATAATAATCCTAGTCCCTTTTAACAAGTTTGAATTCCCATCAGCATCATCATCAGCCGTTAATGATTTCTTGCTGATTATACGATAAATCTCTGTTAAGATAGTCAAAAACGCAGTTTCAACATTGGTAGCTTCGAGAGCAGATGTTTCCATGAAGAACAAGTTTTCTCTTTCTGCAAACTCTTGTGCGTCTTCTGTTGGGACCGCTCTTAGGCTTCCGAGGTCACATTTATTTCCTATTAGCATGATCACTATGTTTTTGTCCGCATGTCCTCTTAATTCTTCAAGCCATTTAGCCATGTGATCAAATGATTGACGTTTGGTCATGTCGTAGACCAGCATTGCCCCAACAGCTCCACGGTAGTATGCGCTTGTCACCGCCCGGTATCTGAAATAAGAGGAACGGTACCAGTTTCATAAACAAAGTTATGGTCAATCTATATATATAGCACACGAGATATCTGCGAAACCTCACATAGCCATGTTGCATTGGACATGACATATAAGAGTAGAATCATCAAACTAGCTCATGATTGTCCATAAAAGTTCAGACTTAAAAAGTAAGTGGGAAACTTATTTTCTTTCTCGTGAATAGTATTATAGTAATGACtagcatgattattgggaggttcttagggtggggttcttagcggaatataagaacccgtctcttaacttttaactaaaaaagctaaaaaccggttcttaaataagatacttaagagccggttcttagtttttttagttaaaaggtAAGAGACAGgtttttatattccgctaatAACTCCACCCTGATTATT
The window above is part of the Brassica napus cultivar Da-Ae chromosome C3, Da-Ae, whole genome shotgun sequence genome. Proteins encoded here:
- the LOC106401694 gene encoding protein ABHD18, translated to MATRLGTLHYVIDHIYGALMHRTRISPPFFSRGWGGPKLELLERMAKQLFPMYLEGHNCPPPPLVRPVWRTVWETKTARLREGVFQTPCDDELTAALPPESRTARVAWLVPKDVPPQKMSCVVHLAGTGDHTYDRRLRLGGPLVKQNIATMVLESPFYGRRRPFLQRGARLLCVSDLLLLGRATIEESRSLIHWLDVEEGFGKMGVCGLSMGGVHASMVGSLHPTPVATLPFLSPHSAVVAFCEGILKYGTAWEALREELAAQKITMTLDEVRERMRTVLSLTDVTRFPVPKNPEAVIFVAATDDGYIPKHSVLALQKAWPGSEVRWVRGGHVSSFILHNDEFRKAIVDGLDRVDWKESW
- the LOC106400256 gene encoding ras-related protein RABA4d codes for the protein MSNLYGDYNQKIDYVFKVVLIGDSAVGKTQLLARFARNEFSVDSKATIGVEFQTKTLVIDNKTVKAQIWDTAGQERYRAVTSAYYRGAVGAMLVYDMTKRQSFDHMAKWLEELRGHADKNIVIMLIGNKCDLGSLRAVPTEDAQEFAERENLFFMETSALEATNVETAFLTILTEIYRIISKKSLTADDDADGNSNLLKGTRIIIPSEQESGKRGGCCGKT